The Acipenser ruthenus chromosome 30, fAciRut3.2 maternal haplotype, whole genome shotgun sequence genome includes the window agagagagagagagagagagagagagagagagagagagagagagagagagagagagagagagagagagagagagagagagagagagagagagagagagagagagagagagatcttggTAATGAATATTGATTCCAGTGTACCTGAAGAGGTGGAAGCGAATCAAGCAGGCTACATCATTACCCAGTACTGTGCTCCAGGGCGTTTCACAGCCCTAACCGCGTGGTGTCCTGACCGACACACATTTAATTACGCGTTCCTTTCAAACTGTAAAACTTGGCTAACGTGTTTAACATAGGAAGTGGTTATGATCGAGCGtctctgtgtttgtttctctttcaGTGCACATGTCGCTTCAGGGCACGTAGCCTATTACAGGATTCATGAAAAACGTTCTGAAATGCTGGACGTTGAAATTCATTCACTACCTCAGCTAGCTGTGTTTGGTGTTTTCATTGTGAGCACcacacaacacaacaaaataataataataataataataataataataataataataataataataataataataataatctttagagGCTTCATGAAAACGAGTTATTAAACggtctatatttaaaaaatggacaTGCCATTATTAATCACTCGATGTCAGCATGATGACTTACTCCAGCGAAGGGGAAAGAGCGCAAGTGTTAAAGATCCTGTCCCTTACTGACGTTTAAAGAAGCTACTGTTATCTGTTATCTTCATAGCCAGTAAGAAATCATTCTCTATTCAAACTAGTTATTAAAAGCCCAGACTCCATGGAAGTTAATAAACACTGCGTAGCCCAAGTCGGTTTCAGTCAAAATGGGCAAGACAGTAGACTTTTTAGCGGAGGGTTGATAGTGGGCACTCGGTTGACAGGTGCTTCCGTATCCAAGCCCACACACATTCTTGATATTTCACAAAGAACGGTTTCAAACCTCTTTGAGTTAGTCTGTAGAACTGGTGtcgcagaatatatatatatatatatatatatatatatatatatatatatatatatatatatatatatatatatatcaaagacAACATAGAATGAAGTTCCTGGCTGCAGCCAGACTGGTGAAATTCAGCACAAGAAGGGatcaagctgagggaacacatagacactttttcaggaacatcGACTTGAACCCTGGTTCacggagacctagtttgaggcatttgctgcatcaaaccccaagtctcctctGGTGTGCCCCACAGTACCCtgaaacctcgtctcctgaaaccaagttcaaAGCCACACAGTGGCTCCGTGTTCCCTGGAAATACCATGAAGCAATCCTATCTGGTTTGGGATCTCTCTGTCTATATTACATATAGATATCCTGGTTTAAACATGCAAACAGACAGGTTGAAATCCCAGTGAAAGGAGGACCATTGCCGGTGTTGCTCTAAGTAAGAAAGGAGTTTTACAAGCTTGGTTGACACTAGAAGTGCTCCCAGAACTGCCTTATCCGAGAATGTTTGGGGAGGCAGGGGGTTTGGTACAGATAGTGTAAAATGAACACAACTAAGAACGCTGTGTTAGAGAACATAACGTGCACGGAGATAAGCCACAAAGAGCCTTTTGTCTTCAAAGAGTATAAAACCTTATTAAAATGAAATCTTTCCTTCTTCAAGAACCTCTGTTGCGGCTACTGATAATAAAGACAAGACGCTTCTGCACGTTCAACCGACACCTGCAAGCACAGGTACGAAGCGCCGGCACGCTGCTGTTTAATATGCAGGGTCCAGATGGTGCATTTATACGTTACTTTGTGTATTTCGCTCTTTTAGTCTAACGTTCTGAGCGCTCTAATAGCTGAAAGCTTTGTTGATGGTCCACTTGATCTGCATAAGCTTCTTTGCCAACTTCTGCCAAACTGGCCTGCTTGTGCTACTAatcctgcagcagcaggaggttataaaTAACAAGTTATcactcagagaaaaaaaaacaaaggattgGGCTCTTTTCAAAGGGTGTCTGCACAGTACTGATTAGATTTGACAAGCGGAGATATTAAATCCGTCGAATACATAGCATTTATTAGCATGAATCTTGTAttcttgaaaatatatatataaatatgtgtttatgttttttgtacattttacattttatggtGCATTttaaacgttattattatttatttatttttggtaccgtgtattttatttgtatgtaggGATGGTTACCAAAATCATAACCCAGCATTTGGGACACCCCAAGAGCACTCTAATGGGCTGGGTGACACAGAGCCTAATGAAACAGAACAACCGTTTTTTGGAGGAGAACGCAGTGAGACTGTGTGAGATACAAGCAGACAACACGGTTCTGGAGGTACTGCAGCTTTAATATGTATTAACTGAGGGCTCTATTCTCTCATCTTTACGGGTTTAACGCCCCCGAAAGCCCTTCTTCCAGCGCGTAAATAGCGCGTAAACCAAGTGAGAATAGGGCCCTTTACTGCCCGTTCTCTACTTCTTGTCTCACAAGAGTCTCTGGTAATTGGAATTAACTTTCAATCAAGTTGAGGTTAAGATATCACAACTAACACATTTAGAGAAAGCAAACCACACGAGAGAGGCGGTGTCTAATTGAAAAGACGTGCAAAGTTAAGGAATTCAGAATATGTGTTTAATCTAGAAAGCAGGCGTGTGTTTGTTTGCTGTCCATGgtatattttaatttgtaatgataagtgttttttttttcaataaacacGTGGTTGCACGTTACTAGGTTCCTAAATTTGATCCCAGAGAAAAGCCTTTAGTTAGCGAGTCGTTCATTGTATTAAGAATACATGCAGGCATTATAATGTTGTCAGTTGTTCTAACATCAATGAAATGGCGCAATAAGGTGCCAGATCAGATGCAGTGGTGAGTGAGCCCGGGCCGACACTAACCCTGCCCCGTCCTGTTGAAGGTGGGTTTCGGGCCGGGGCTGGGTCTGCAGGAGGCGGTACAGTACCTGACAGACCCCAGGGGTAAGCTGCTGGGGCTCGACTACTCGGAGTACATGCACAAGGTGGCCAGAGAGAGGCTGCGGGATCACATCGCCTCGGGGAAGGTGCGGCTCTTCCAGGGCAGGGTGGAGTCCATCCCACTGCCTGCCTGCTCCGTGGACAAGGTGTACCACTGCAACTGCCACCTGTACTGGCCTGACATGAGAGCCGGGAACGCAGAGCTGCTGCGGGTCATGAGACCAGGTAAACTACCTGTGCCGTCCTACCTGTCACCTGCCCGTACAAGCGCGCATGCTCAAATATTCTGCCCAGCGGAATGAGTCACGTGGGTCCAGCATGTCTGTggtgaaaatgttcttttttcaaatGCATGTTGTTTTTTCACCTGCCACCGAGTCCCAGTTGAGTCTGGTTTAACTTTAACTGCTGAGAATGAAGCAGCGCGTATTGAATTCTTTGTCCCAGGAGCCCTGATGGTGTCGACTCTAAACCTGGATTTCCTCCGATGGGGTCTGTCTTGGGGGTTCCTGCAGGGGGCGAATGTGGAGCCCAAGCCCTACCTGGAGGCTCTGCGGGCCGCAGGGTTCACCGATGTCCGTCTGGAGGAGAAATACGACAAGGGGAGGAAATTCGAGGCCATATTCGCCACGGCTGAGAAATAGAgagaaatgtcttgaaataaaGAGATACTCTTAAAAATACATTCATCTGTAGTGGATCTGTAAGAATGAATTtactacactgtaaaaaaaaaaaagtgtgtttgtgcttTTCAACTAGAAATAACATTACAATGCAAATCAATTTAATAAAATGCAAGCAGACCTTGTTTATAATCCAGTTTGTGTTGATTTTCTGGTCTGCTCATAACCTGTATCTGTTCCATTAATACCATTGACACATAATCCAAGGTTCCGGTCTTCTGAAGTAGAGCAATGCATTGACATGTCACAGCTGTGTGGAGTCTTACACCTCAGATAATCACGGACCAATGTAGTGATGTATTACTTTATATGAGCCAATGCAAATTAAAATAACATCGTTCCAATGCATTTAAACTGATATCTGAAGTAGAGACTCTTAAAGCCTTGGAAGCTAGTGTTTGTGTATTTAATCTTGAttaacacagcaaaaaaaaatccttgttcATGAGCCAATGCAAAATCAATTACAGATTAACTTTGGAACCCCCTATAGTATAGCAATGTAATTATGGCGTATCGTGTACCATTGGTTTTGAAATAGTCCTACAGCCCCCTCTAGTGGCAAtacacggttttttttttttttactaggccTGAACATGCAGTCAACCGTGCAGTGGCGTTGGATGGGCATGCACTGTGCCCAATAACAGCGCTGCTTTGAAGAGGCAAGACGGCTCTGAAATAGAACGAAGCTAGTGATCACTGAACACCTACACTCAGGAAAGTTTAGAAGGTCCGCGTTTATGGATACGCATGACTTCACTGCATGCAAGTATAAGGCTGACGTCATCTCCATATTTAGCGCCGGTCAAATTACAGTTATGAACTGGACAGGACTTTTCTGAAGTTAGGTCGCCGATTATTTCACTACAGTGATACATAATCATTCTGCTTACACATGTACGTAACCGTGATAAAATCCACTCTTTATCGAAAAGGTGCGATAATGTGCTGGCCGCTTCTCAGTAATTCATATTTTCCACTGTTAGTGTATTATCGCCCCGCAGTGCTGACAATTTGGAATTCCGATGAAATAGTTTTGATTATATTACTGGTTTAAATGTTCAAACACGGTATGCAGAGAAGCTAAGAGGTCATTCATTTTGAGTTTTTAAAGCCTTCTGAGTATGttttgagttttattttgttGAATTAATGCGACCCATGCAATGCAGTGTGTGTTTCATGACAGCTTTCCTTTCTTTATACCTTCAGTAGCCAGTAGAGGGCGCTGTTGACTGTTCCTGCTGAATGTTTTAACTGCATACCTTATTGGCATGCGCAGCTTTACCGCGGGCCCTTGTTCTGTTAAAGATGAATTGGGTCTTGGTCTCGATTTCAATTTGTAATATGTAGATATTTCACATGATACTGTTAGCGTTTTCTGTTGTTTTTCCTGATTCAGTGGTTGCCTGAAAAGTCCCTTCCACAGCCAAACATTGACCCTAGAGAGACAGTCATGGCTCTTTTAAAGACCCAGAGTTCACTTCGTGGAAGCGTGGGGCTGCTCAGCAGCAAGTTGAACAAGCGTTTCCTCCTCTACTTCTCAAACCCCTTTGACTGAGTTTGGTTCAGCAATGGGTTTGCATTGCACGTCGCTGATGAATCTGTGCAAACAGATGATAACTTGCATGAAACTTCCTCTTTGAAAATGAAAGGTGAATGGATACAGATCGCAGCCGCTATGTTTGAGTGGGATTGATGTGCGCAGGTTGAGAAGCATTGATTTCTCCGCATTGCATTGAAAACGCTTGTGCGTTTCTTTTCTAATCAATTACAGAAGGAAGGTTCGATTCCTTGTGCAAGCAAGTGGTTTTTAATAATAGATGAAGCGTCCACGCGGGTTTTGAAGGATAGAAAATTACTCTGCAGTCTTTGCGGTTTGCTGACACACGATTTTGTGTGCAATGCTAGAGCTCGGCTGCACAACATGCTGTATGAGACAAGCACGCGTTTCAAATACTTTATTTACAATTGCAAACACATGTGCATTTTATAATGAATCTTACAAAACTGCAACGAGACTCCGCCTTGGGCAGTGCTGTACGTGACAGGATGTCTTTCTGCACCTTGTTTCAGTCCCTCAATAAGACCCGGTGGTTTGTGGTTGTGTAGTTCTCTATGACGCGCTCGTCCTTATAGTTCCCTCTTACCAACACTGTTGTGGTTTCttcaaagtgtttttaaagtaCGTGATCAGACACACACATCTGCAAAACCACAACTTCTGTGAGACAACGTCCTGAAAACAAAACCGGTTCCCCTTCAAGTAAAGGAAAGGTTTCGATTGATTATTAAGAGATAGATTATTAAGAATGACCTTACACTAGACTATCTCATGTCATGCTCAACAGCAACGTTTCTTAGTATTGCAGAACACTTTGTTGCTGGAGCCCTTTATTAGGATGAATCCATTTCCGTTCTAGCATGTTGTTATTGATTGTTTGTAAGggatccttaaactaaagtgttaccaaatgaACTTCAGATGCATCACCTGTTTGTCCTAATCAGTCCTGGGTTGTTACAATGTAATAACCAAGAGATGGTCCCatatacatgatgttaaataaaatggctAAAtggtttcaatcctaaaattctaggtgatgctaaacgtttGCCCATAGTTGTAGATAATCCAAAATATGCGAATGCTTAGAAAACACGTAGTAAATGGATCCACCAGTTCTATATTGAGCATCAATCTTAGAGTCAGGAAAAATATACCAGATTCAATTCTATAACAATAACCTTTTTTGACATCACACAGATGACGCAATTTtattcagcaatgtttttttttattgaaagacaATCATGTGTACATGTAATAGAGCTGAGGCCATATATAAATCATGCAGCATATTATAAACCCCATTATAAACAAACTAGGACTGTGCTGCAACTTTTTACAACCTAATGCAATTGTCTAAAGAGAAAGATCCCTAATTCTGTGATTGTGCTTAAAAAAGGGTTTTTTTAGCGTTAATGCTCTAAAAAGAAACTGAAGCTAGCATGGTTCTTAAAAACCTTCCTCACTAAACTGAAGCTAGAATGGTTCTTAAAAACCTTCCTCACTAAACTGAAGCTAGCATGGTTCTTAAAAAGCTTCCTCACTAAACTGAAGCTAGCCTGGTCATAAGTTTAATCACTAAACTCAAGCTTAATGATTGGTTTGGCGTTTGCAGACATTGTAGCTGCAATCTGTGCCCCTTCACCTTTCAGTTTCAAAGATGAATTCCCATGCCTGATATCCCTCTTTTCATAAGGCTGTGGCGCATGGCCAAGAGTTAGACTTTCATACAATTTGTCGTCTGTTCGCACAAATTCATCAGCGATGTGCAATGCAAACTCGTTGTTATACAGAACATAGTCAAAGGGGtttgagaagtagaggaagaaaCGCTTGTGGTTGAACTTGTAGCTGAGGACCCCCACGCTTCCACGAAGTGAATTTTGGGTCTTCACAAAGACAGCCATGCCCGTCTCTCCAGGATGAACGGATGGTTATGGAGGACTTTTCAGGTAACCGCTGGAGCAGTAGGTTCTAAGAAACAGAAAAAGCTACCATTTAGTATCATGGAAAAAAAAG containing:
- the LOC117427296 gene encoding uncharacterized methyltransferase YdaC-like — its product is MVTKIITQHLGHPKSTLMGWVTQSLMKQNNRFLEENAVRLCEIQADNTVLEVGFGPGLGLQEAVQYLTDPRGKLLGLDYSEYMHKVARERLRDHIASGKVRLFQGRVESIPLPACSVDKVYHCNCHLYWPDMRAGNAELLRVMRPGALMVSTLNLDFLRWGLSWGFLQGANVEPKPYLEALRAAGFTDVRLEEKYDKGRKFEAIFATAEK